From Riemerella anatipestifer ATCC 11845 = DSM 15868, a single genomic window includes:
- the fabG gene encoding 3-oxoacyl-[acyl-carrier-protein] reductase: protein MRLLEGKVALITGATRGIGKGIAEIFAAQGAQVAFTYAGSVDKAQALEAELNKTTKAKAYQSDASDYEGSQKLVEEVLAEFGKIDILVNNAGITKDNLMLRMSKEDWDTIIKVNLDSVFNLTKAVIKPMMKARGGSIINMTSVVGIKGNAGQANYAASKAGVIGFTKSIALELGSRNIRCNAIAPGFIETEMTAALDEKTVQGWRETIPLKRGGQPEDVANACVFLGSELSSYVTGQVLNVDGGMLT, encoded by the coding sequence ATGAGATTATTAGAAGGAAAAGTAGCCCTCATTACAGGAGCTACCAGAGGTATAGGAAAAGGTATTGCCGAGATTTTCGCAGCGCAAGGAGCACAGGTGGCATTCACTTATGCAGGGTCTGTGGATAAGGCACAAGCTCTAGAGGCAGAACTTAATAAGACAACCAAAGCTAAGGCTTATCAAAGCGATGCTTCGGATTATGAAGGCTCTCAAAAGCTCGTAGAAGAAGTTTTAGCAGAGTTTGGTAAAATAGATATTTTGGTTAATAATGCAGGGATTACCAAAGACAACCTAATGTTGCGTATGTCTAAAGAAGATTGGGATACTATTATAAAGGTTAATTTAGACTCGGTGTTTAACCTAACCAAAGCTGTTATCAAACCAATGATGAAAGCAAGAGGTGGTTCTATCATCAATATGACTTCCGTGGTGGGTATCAAAGGAAATGCAGGTCAGGCGAATTATGCAGCCTCTAAAGCTGGGGTAATCGGATTTACTAAATCTATTGCGTTAGAATTAGGCTCCAGAAATATCCGTTGCAACGCCATCGCTCCAGGTTTTATAGAAACCGAAATGACGGCGGCACTAGACGAAAAAACAGTACAAGGTTGGAGAGAAACCATTCCGTTAAAAAGAGGAGGTCAGCCAGAAGATGTAGCTAATGCTTGTGTGTTTTTAGGTAGCGAGTTATCTAGCTATGTTACAGGGCAGGTGCTTAATGTAGATGGTGGAATGCTTACCTAG
- a CDS encoding DUF3887 domain-containing protein, with product MKQLLVFVFITMFGAFTFAQSQEALGRECIYHLFQKQDYKKVTSYFSEDFKKKLPEDKLAQTDQLLQALGEYKGVVEVNKDDKELYYYYVRFENQSMDVVIGFDKDNKISGLALKSEHKEFKSKK from the coding sequence ATGAAACAATTATTAGTATTTGTGTTTATCACAATGTTTGGAGCCTTTACATTTGCCCAATCACAGGAGGCGTTAGGAAGAGAGTGTATTTACCATCTTTTCCAAAAACAAGATTACAAGAAAGTAACTTCTTACTTTAGTGAAGATTTTAAAAAGAAACTTCCAGAGGATAAGTTAGCACAAACAGATCAGTTATTGCAAGCTTTGGGAGAGTACAAAGGAGTAGTTGAGGTAAATAAAGATGATAAAGAACTTTATTACTACTATGTAAGATTTGAAAATCAATCTATGGATGTAGTGATAGGGTTTGATAAGGATAATAAAATCAGTGGTTTGGCATTAAAATCAGAGCATAAAGAATTTAAATCAAAGAAATAA
- a CDS encoding helix-turn-helix domain-containing protein has product MGDFDGFFDERNSVKNISANDLEQLKNYLSVIDAFSRVSYKSIYVIDYQTQSFEYVSDNPLFLCGLSAQEVKALGYAFYFRNVKKQDLELLMKINDVGFSFYEKIPLVERKLYTISYDFHLINERNRPVLINHKLTPIFLNEKGQIWKAICIVSLSSNQTEGNIIISKQGSEDFWKFNLDTNIWEKEQKVKLSEREATVLELSARGFTINEISEKLFVTPDTVKFHRRKIFDKLNVQNISEALAYAKINKLV; this is encoded by the coding sequence ATGGGGGATTTTGACGGTTTTTTTGATGAAAGAAATTCGGTTAAGAATATATCAGCCAATGATTTAGAGCAATTAAAAAATTATTTGTCTGTGATAGATGCTTTTTCCAGAGTTTCATACAAAAGCATTTATGTAATTGACTATCAAACTCAGTCTTTTGAATATGTTTCGGATAATCCTTTATTTCTGTGCGGATTGTCCGCTCAAGAGGTTAAAGCATTAGGGTATGCTTTTTATTTTAGAAATGTAAAAAAACAAGATTTAGAGCTTTTAATGAAAATCAATGATGTAGGATTTTCATTCTATGAAAAAATTCCTTTAGTTGAAAGGAAACTTTATACCATTTCCTATGATTTTCATTTAATCAATGAAAGAAATAGACCAGTGCTTATCAATCACAAACTTACACCCATCTTTCTCAACGAAAAAGGACAAATATGGAAAGCAATATGTATTGTATCTCTTTCTTCTAACCAAACTGAGGGGAATATCATTATAAGCAAACAGGGAAGCGAAGATTTTTGGAAATTTAATCTTGATACAAATATTTGGGAAAAGGAACAAAAAGTTAAACTTTCCGAAAGAGAGGCTACGGTGTTGGAACTCTCTGCCAGAGGTTTTACCATCAATGAAATTTCGGAGAAGTTATTTGTAACTCCTGATACCGTAAAATTTCACCGAAGAAAAATTTTTGATAAATTGAATGTTCAAAACATTTCAGAAGCACTTGCTTATGCTAAAATTAATAAATTAGTGTAA
- a CDS encoding outer membrane beta-barrel protein, translating to MNKNIIFAISILTGIFTYGQSNKEDSKVTNKKEKTIEEVVIQSSRSPKIVKKEGKYEVSVVGKDFQDTPSVWEGMKQIPLLSISEGAPIKVQGKVAIVEVNGIQLQMDSADLESYLKTLDPKNIKKITIDTTPDSSYGSEVYAVVNITLNQREGSYQIGANTTNGIRTKFYNSTGVNYGVSKSKFRLYTSYNFGYTPTHTQSEVQQIIADTPLLSVNYRDKNIARSHKFFINGTLDLGEKSVIDFTGTYAISNSSKVGLTQNETFNRGIEVEAGGKFLQLSQTFKHEFNDDNTLKVGSHQVFNKGNSEILGTFNSLQTDYQKTNTITPIIIAFTDYTNKNKLGKTSVGIKFHNINVENKNQNVYQSFVLDAPFNYNEKVLASYINHSFSLSKGKSLRLGLRSETSYIDYTFTEGTKSYHNKNDYTNLLYDISYNWSSGSWDNNLTFRKQIFRPNYNYLNPFQRVSTDVTYTSGDSEIVPTKFFTLSYQTLKNKWAYFALAGYFKDFTSSFYDLENNRINSTYKNFENVYVGQLGTEYNNSFFNRKWTTKVSATLQYVKLNDTEYEKMISKSSASLILSTNNVITLSKTLKLNINYELTPTNKDGLLKHYTRQRLDLTLSKKINSNLNMMFFAYDIFKTDRVWHETTVPNYFYGNKSYGDMRAFGIILKWNITGKSYKRGNIEETTDNTIDRLK from the coding sequence ATGAATAAGAACATCATATTTGCCATCTCTATACTTACGGGTATTTTCACTTATGGGCAATCCAATAAAGAAGACTCTAAAGTAACAAATAAAAAGGAAAAAACTATTGAAGAAGTTGTGATACAATCTTCAAGAAGTCCCAAGATTGTAAAAAAAGAGGGCAAATATGAAGTTTCTGTAGTAGGTAAAGATTTTCAGGACACTCCAAGTGTTTGGGAAGGAATGAAGCAAATTCCATTGTTGAGTATTTCCGAAGGAGCTCCTATAAAAGTTCAGGGAAAAGTAGCCATAGTAGAAGTAAATGGTATTCAACTACAAATGGATAGCGCAGATTTGGAAAGTTATCTTAAGACCTTAGACCCCAAAAATATCAAAAAAATAACTATTGATACTACGCCAGACTCTTCGTATGGTTCAGAGGTATATGCGGTTGTTAATATCACACTTAATCAAAGAGAAGGCAGCTATCAAATAGGGGCTAATACAACTAATGGTATAAGAACCAAATTTTACAATTCTACAGGGGTTAATTATGGAGTGAGTAAATCAAAATTTAGGCTTTATACAAGTTATAATTTTGGATATACTCCTACACATACGCAGTCAGAAGTACAGCAAATTATTGCAGATACACCTTTATTATCAGTTAATTATAGGGATAAAAATATTGCGAGAAGTCATAAATTCTTTATCAATGGAACGTTAGATTTAGGAGAAAAAAGTGTGATAGATTTTACGGGAACTTATGCAATTTCTAATTCTAGTAAAGTAGGATTAACACAAAATGAGACTTTTAACAGGGGAATAGAGGTAGAAGCAGGTGGTAAATTTTTACAATTATCACAGACTTTCAAGCACGAATTTAATGATGATAATACCTTAAAAGTAGGGAGCCATCAAGTATTTAACAAGGGAAATTCTGAAATTTTAGGAACATTTAACTCTTTACAAACAGACTATCAAAAGACAAATACAATAACCCCTATTATCATTGCTTTTACGGATTATACTAATAAAAATAAACTTGGAAAGACAAGTGTTGGAATTAAATTTCACAATATTAATGTAGAGAACAAAAATCAAAATGTCTATCAATCATTTGTCTTAGATGCACCATTTAATTATAATGAAAAAGTTTTAGCATCGTATATTAACCACTCTTTTTCCTTGTCTAAGGGAAAGTCGTTGCGTTTGGGGCTGCGTTCAGAAACCTCCTATATTGATTATACTTTTACTGAGGGCACAAAATCGTATCATAACAAAAATGATTATACTAATTTACTCTATGATATTAGTTATAATTGGTCATCAGGTAGTTGGGATAATAATCTAACATTTAGAAAGCAAATTTTCAGACCAAATTATAACTACTTGAATCCTTTCCAAAGGGTAAGTACAGATGTTACTTATACATCGGGGGATTCTGAAATAGTACCAACTAAATTCTTTACATTAAGCTACCAGACTTTGAAAAATAAGTGGGCATATTTTGCTTTAGCAGGATATTTCAAAGACTTTACAAGCTCTTTCTATGACTTGGAAAATAATAGAATCAATTCCACTTACAAAAATTTTGAAAATGTATATGTAGGGCAATTAGGAACAGAGTACAATAATTCATTTTTTAATAGAAAATGGACAACCAAAGTATCTGCAACGCTACAATATGTAAAGTTGAATGATACAGAATATGAAAAAATGATATCAAAATCATCAGCATCCTTGATATTATCAACCAATAATGTGATTACACTTTCAAAAACATTGAAATTAAATATAAATTATGAACTTACACCTACCAACAAAGATGGTTTACTAAAGCATTACACTAGACAAAGGTTGGATTTAACATTGTCTAAAAAAATAAACTCCAATTTAAATATGATGTTTTTTGCTTACGATATTTTTAAAACAGATAGAGTATGGCACGAAACGACTGTTCCTAACTATTTTTACGGCAATAAAAGCTATGGAGATATGAGAGCATTTGGAATCATATTAAAGTGGAATATTACAGGTAAATCATATAAGAGGGGAAATATTGAAGAAACTACGGATAATACAATAGATAGATTGAAATAA
- a CDS encoding thymidine kinase, with protein sequence MFLENTINHAKQSGWMEVICGSMFSGKTEELIRRLRRAEMAGLNVEIFKPKLDTRYSEEDVVSHNRNKIRSTAVDTPNEILLLGSNCDVVGIDEAQFFDQGIVEVANQLANNGVRVVIAGLDMDFKGRPFGPMPYLMATAEYVTKVHAICKRTGNLANYSMRTSTSQDLVELGETESYEAVSRRVFVDEFLNKKS encoded by the coding sequence ATGTTTTTAGAAAATACAATCAATCACGCAAAACAAAGTGGATGGATGGAGGTCATCTGCGGTTCTATGTTCTCTGGAAAGACTGAGGAACTCATTCGTAGGCTTCGCAGGGCAGAAATGGCAGGGCTTAATGTAGAGATTTTTAAACCTAAACTTGACACTCGCTACTCCGAGGAAGATGTGGTTTCTCACAACAGAAATAAAATAAGAAGTACAGCGGTGGATACGCCTAACGAAATCTTATTACTAGGTTCTAATTGTGATGTGGTAGGCATAGATGAAGCTCAGTTTTTTGACCAAGGCATCGTGGAAGTAGCCAACCAACTAGCAAACAACGGAGTTAGGGTAGTAATTGCGGGGCTTGATATGGATTTTAAAGGCAGACCTTTTGGACCTATGCCTTACCTTATGGCAACAGCAGAATATGTTACTAAAGTACACGCCATCTGTAAAAGAACAGGCAACCTTGCTAATTACTCTATGAGAACGTCCACTAGCCAAGATTTAGTAGAACTAGGTGAAACCGAAAGCTACGAGGCTGTAAGTAGACGCGTTTTTGTAGATGAGTTTTTAAATAAGAAATCCTAA
- the rsmI gene encoding 16S rRNA (cytidine(1402)-2'-O)-methyltransferase, which translates to MSGNLYFVPTPVGNLEDMTFRAIKTLKEVDYILCEDTRTSGVLLKHYEIAKPLKSYHLHNEHQATDKVVQDLQNGVNIALITDAGTPGISDPGYLLAKACADNNIEMICLPGATAFVPALVVSGLPNNEFVFAGFLPPKKGRQTKLKQLAEEKRTVVLYESPHKINTTLEQIKTFFGEHTRVSLSREISKKFEETKRGSIDELIAFSQSKTLKGEIVLVINNSI; encoded by the coding sequence ATGTCAGGTAATTTATATTTTGTTCCTACGCCTGTTGGGAATTTGGAGGATATGACTTTTAGGGCAATTAAAACACTCAAAGAGGTAGACTATATTCTCTGTGAAGATACCCGAACTTCGGGAGTGTTGCTGAAACATTACGAGATAGCCAAACCACTAAAATCCTACCATTTACACAACGAGCATCAGGCGACGGATAAAGTTGTGCAAGACTTACAAAACGGCGTGAATATAGCTTTGATAACGGATGCGGGAACGCCAGGTATATCAGACCCGGGCTATCTTTTAGCAAAAGCTTGTGCCGACAACAATATAGAAATGATTTGTCTGCCTGGAGCAACGGCATTTGTACCAGCTTTGGTAGTGTCTGGTTTACCCAATAATGAGTTTGTATTCGCCGGTTTTCTTCCACCCAAGAAGGGTAGACAAACTAAACTCAAACAATTAGCAGAGGAAAAAAGAACAGTAGTATTGTACGAAAGTCCACATAAAATTAACACCACATTAGAACAAATTAAAACTTTTTTTGGAGAACATACTAGGGTGAGCCTCAGTAGAGAAATTTCCAAGAAATTCGAGGAAACTAAAAGAGGTAGTATAGATGAACTAATTGCATTTTCTCAATCTAAAACTTTAAAGGGGGAAATCGTTTTAGTTATCAATAATAGTATTTAG